Proteins encoded in a region of the Procambarus clarkii isolate CNS0578487 chromosome 28, FALCON_Pclarkii_2.0, whole genome shotgun sequence genome:
- the LOC138369360 gene encoding uncharacterized protein has protein sequence MWNSLRHQCQLSGTSASFQAPVPAFRRQCQLSGASASFQAPVPAFRRQCQLSGASASFRAPVSAFRHKCQLSDTSASFQAPVPAFRHQCQLSGTSASFQAPVPAFRHQCQLSGTSASFQAPVPAFRHQCQPQAPVPAFRHQCQPQAPVPASGTSGSFQAPVPLSGTSASLSQPQVPVPASGTSASFQAPVPAFKHQCQPQAPVPASGTSASFQAPVPAFRHQCHPQAPVPAFRHQCQRSGTSASVQAPVPAFRHQCYPQAPVPASGTSGSFQAPVPAFRHQCQLSGTSASFQAPVPAFRHQCQPSGTSASFQAPVPAFRHQCQLSGTSASLRHQCQSQAPVPASGTSASFQAPVPAFKHQCQLSGTSASFQAPVPAFRYQCQLSGTSASLRHQCQPQAPVPAFRHQCQPQAPVPASGTSASLRHQCQLSGTSASFQAPVPASGTSASLRPRRSHTLAPEPPPHTLAPEPAHPGPRAPHTLAPEPPHTLTPEPPHPGPRAPHTLAPEPPTPWHQSPHTLAPEPPHPGSRAPTP, from the coding sequence ATGTGGAACTCCCTCAGGCACCAGTGCCAGCTTTCAGGCACCAGTGCCAGCTTTCAGGCACCAGTGCCAGCTTTCAGGCGCCAGTGCCAGCTTTCAGGCGCCAGTGCCAGCTTTCAGGCGCCAGTGCCAGCTTTCAGGCGCCAGTGCCAGCTTTCAGGCGCCAGTGCCAGCTTTCGGGCGCCAGTGTCAGCTTTCAGGCACAAGTGCCAGCTTTCAGACACCAGTGCCAGCTTTCAGGCACCAGTGCCAGCTTTCAGGCACCAGTGCCAGCTTTCAGGCACCAGTGCCAGCTTTCAGGCACCAGTGCCAGCTTTTAGGCACCAGTGCCAGCTTTCAGGCACCAGTGCCAGCTTTCAGGCACCAGTGCCAGCTTTTAGGCACCAGTGCCAGCCTCAGGCACCAGTGCCAGCTTTCAGGCACCAGTGCCAGCCTCAGGCACCAGTGCCAGCCTCAGGCACCAGTGGCAGCTTTCAGGCACCAGTGCCACTCTCAGGCACCAGTGCCAGCCTCAGCCAGCCTCAGGTACCAGTGCCAGCCTCAGGCACCAGTGCCAGCTTTCAGGCACCAGTGCCAGCTTTCAAGCACCAGTGCCAGCCTCAGGCACCAGTGCCAGCCTCAGGCACCAGTGCCAGCTTTCAGGCACCAGTGCCAGCTTTCAGGCACCAGTGCCACCCTCAGGCACCAGTGCCAGCTTTCAGGCACCAGTGCCAGCGTTCAGGCACCAGTGCCAGCGTTCAGGCACCAGTGCCAGCTTTCAGGCACCAGTGCTACCCTCAGGCACCAGTGCCAGCCTCAGGCACCAGTGGCAGCTTTCAGGCACCAGTGCCAGCTTTCAGGCACCAGTGCCAGCTTTCAGGCACCAGTGCCAGCTTTCAGGCACCAGTGCCAGCCTTCAGGCACCAGTGCCAGCCTTCAGGCACCAGTGCCAGCTTTCAGGCACCAGTGCCAGCTTTCAGGCACCAGTGCCAGCTTTCAGGCACCAGTGCCAGCCTCAGGCACCAGTGCCAGTCTCAGGCACCAGTGCCAGCCTCAGGCACCAGTGCCAGCTTTCAGGCACCAGTGCCAGCTTTCAAGCACCAGTGCCAGCTTTCAGGCACCAGTGCCAGCTTTCAGGCACCAGTGCCAGCTTTCAGGTACCAGTGCCAGCTTTCAGGCACCAGTGCCAGCCTCAGGCACCAGTGCCAGCCTCAGGCACCAGTGCCAGCTTTCAGGCACCAGTGCCAGCCTCAGGCACCAGTGCCAGCCTCAGGCACCAGTGCTAGCCTCAGGCACCAGTGCCAGCTTTCAGGTACCAGTGCCAGCTTTCAGGCACCAGTGCCAGCCTCAGGCACCAGTGCCAGCCTCAGGCCCCGGAGATCCCACACTCTggccccagagccccccccccacaccctggcCCCAGAGCCCGCACACCCTGGCCCCAGAGCCCCCCACACCCTGGCCCCAGAGCccccccacaccctgaccccagagcctccacaccctggccccAGAGCCCCCCACACCCTGGCCCCAGAGCCCCCCACACCCTGGCACCAGAGCCCCCACACCCTGGCCCCAGAGCCCCCACACCCTGGCTCCAGAGCCCCCACACCCTAG